ACCCGTCGCGGCCGCGCTGGGGCTGCGTACCACCGAAGGTCTGCGCACCACCTCGAAATCCGTGTTCACCCATATGACCGGCGTGACCCCGTTCGACGAGATCACCGCCGTGCACGGCCCGCGCGAATGGCACACGGGGACACTGCATCACGTCTTCGACGGCGGCTGGATGTGGGTGATCCCGTTCGACAACAACGAGAAATCGTCCAATCCGCTGTGCAGCGTGGGCGTCGTCTGGCGCATCGACGACGGCGACGAGGCGCCGCTGCCGAACCCGGAGCAGGCCTTCGCCGACTTCCTGGCGACGTACCCGGAGATCGGCAAGCAATTCGAGCACGCGCAGAACGCGCGATCGTGGATCAGCGCGGGCCGGCTGCAATACTCGGCCACCCGAACCGTCGGCGATCGATGGTGTCTCACCTCCAACGCGGCCGGCTTCATCGACCCGCTGTTCTCCCGTGGCATGCAGAACACGGCGGTCGTGGTGGATCGGCTGGCCGAGCGGCTGATCGCCCGATTCCGGGGCGGCTTCACGCCGGAGACCTTCGACGACATCGAACAGATGCAGTCCAGCCTGATCGAGGAGAACGACTTCCTGGTCGGCAACGCGTTCCGCTCGTTCACCGACTACGAACTGTGGAACGCGTGGTTCCGGGTCTGGCAGGTCAATCAGGTGACGGGCACCATGCGCACCGAGAACCGATTGCGGCACGTCACCGCGCTCGCCGCCGCGCGAGCCGCTGGGAAGGAACCGTCGCAGCAGGCCGACGCGGCGCCCGGCACCGGGCTCGACGGCTTCATCGATGCCTTCTATCGGAAGTCGGACCAGATCATGACGGCCTACTGGAGCCGGGAGACCAGCCGCGACACCGCGGTGTCGGAGTTCCGAAAGCTGTTCGCGGCGGTCGATTTCGTGCCACCGTCCTTCGGGTTGACCGACATGTCCCAGCCCTACTTCGATATCGACATGGACAAAGTGGCCAGCGCGGTCGCCTGGGCCCGCCGGGCCCGGCCGGGGATCCGTGAGCTCTACCTCGGCGGACTGCCCGCATCGCCAGAGTTGGGTGCAGATGAATCCGATTGATCTCTCCTCGTACGACGACCGGGTCTCGGCCGCGGTGTCCGGCTCCCTGAACGGGCTGCTCAGGTTCGACCGCGCCATGGTCACGTCGTTGGACGCGCTGGACCCCGACGATGCCGCGCAGCCGGTCATCGTGATGCTGCGTGCCTACCTGTATCTGCTGGGCGGGGTCCGGCCGCCGGTGGAAGTCGTTGCGGCCCTGCGGGATATCGACCAGGGCGCGATCACCGCACTGGAATCGGCGCATCTCGACGCGATCCGGCAGTTGCTGCGCGGTGATTTCGGCGCGGCCGGCGCCACCCTGCTGGCGATATCGCGGCAGTTCCCCGCGGACGAACTGGCGCTGGCCGCGGGGCATCAGGTCGACTTCCTGACCGGCGCCACCGAGACGTTGCTCGCTCGCCTGTCCGCGAGTCCGCTGCTGAACGAAGGTGCGACCGAGTCGTATCCGTACCTGTTGGCCATGCTGGCTTTCGCGCTGGGGGAGAACAATCGATTCGCCGAGGCGCACGCCGCAGGCCGCCGGGCGCTGGAACTCGCCCCGGACGACAATCCGTGGGCGGTGCACGCGTGCGCGCACGCCCTCTTCGAAACCAGGGATCACGGTGGGGTCGCGGATCTGCTGTCCGCCACCAGATCTCGTTGGAACGCCGAAAGTTGCCTGCTGCGTACGCATCTGAGCTGGCATCACGCGTTGAACTCGATGGCGGGTTCCGATCACGACGCGCTGGTCGGGCTCACCGGTGAGGTGACCGGCGTGCTCGGCGCCGAATGCTCGGCCATGCAATTCTGCGACGCCGTATCGCTGCTGTGGCGACTGCGGCTGGCCGGGCGGGCCGGGCCGGACGATTTCACGGCGGTCGCGGACAAGGCGCCGGAAATTCGCGTGGCCTCGAATTCGGCGTTCGTCGATCTGCACGTGCTGCTGGCGATCATCGGGGCCGACCGGCACGAACTCGCCGAGCAGCTGGCCAACGAAATCGGCGCGGAGGCAACCGATATCGCCGCGCATCTGATCGGCACCCGGCGCACCGCGGTCGGTGTGGCGGAGAGTTTCCGTTATTACTGCCAGTCGAATCCCGAACAGGCCGTGCGGCGTTTGATTTCCGTCCTGCCCGCCGTGGTGGGCGTCGGCGGCAGCATGGTGCAACGCGACCTCGCCTTGGAACTGCTGGTCACCTGCGACTACGGCCGCAGCGCCGATCTCACGATGCCCGCGGGCATCGATAAACGTCCACTCGTGACCAATCTCCGTTTGTGACAGGAATGAGCGAACGAAATGACTCACGCAACTCTTCCCCTCTGCACCCAGCCGATCACCGGCCCCGCCGCGTGGCGCAGCAGCGATTACACCGATCCCG
This genomic stretch from Nocardia brasiliensis ATCC 700358 harbors:
- a CDS encoding NAD(P)/FAD-dependent oxidoreductase, whose amino-acid sequence is MSTDYDVLILGSGLSGSTLSLCLQASGLRTCMVDPKTHPRFAIGESTIPNTSKLYKLMSIKYGVPELAALSSFDNLIGSVGTCGMKNNFGFIYHEPGTTARRAHQFPLSEIVETESHLFRADVDHWLALRARDYGAVLLEGVGARRLDITEAGVFFEGDEGTRISADYVVDAGGRGSPVAAALGLRTTEGLRTTSKSVFTHMTGVTPFDEITAVHGPREWHTGTLHHVFDGGWMWVIPFDNNEKSSNPLCSVGVVWRIDDGDEAPLPNPEQAFADFLATYPEIGKQFEHAQNARSWISAGRLQYSATRTVGDRWCLTSNAAGFIDPLFSRGMQNTAVVVDRLAERLIARFRGGFTPETFDDIEQMQSSLIEENDFLVGNAFRSFTDYELWNAWFRVWQVNQVTGTMRTENRLRHVTALAAARAAGKEPSQQADAAPGTGLDGFIDAFYRKSDQIMTAYWSRETSRDTAVSEFRKLFAAVDFVPPSFGLTDMSQPYFDIDMDKVASAVAWARRARPGIRELYLGGLPASPELGADESD